One genomic region from Daphnia magna isolate NIES unplaced genomic scaffold, ASM2063170v1.1 Dm_contigs343, whole genome shotgun sequence encodes:
- the LOC116918166 gene encoding acetylcholine receptor subunit alpha-L1 isoform X3 produces the protein MTFNFKMNNGIGSSIIFAIRLVLLFPLLHQSCVSIMPGVEANPDAKRLYDDLLSHYNRLIRPVSNNSQVVTVGLGLHLTQLIDLDLKNQILTTNVWVEHEWIDAKLTWDPEEYGGVRELMVPSEHIWLPDIVLYNNADGEYAVTTMTKAILHSDGHVKWNPPAIFKSYCEIDVRYFPFDTQTCFMKFGSWSYSGLQMDLKHLHSPDENLVEIGMNLKDYYPSGEWDILDVPAERHAKKYDCCPDEFFADIFFNITLRRKTLFYTVNLIIPCVGISCLSVLTFYLPADSGEKVALCITTLLSQTMFFLLMSEIIPSTSLAMPLLGKYLLFTMCLVGLSVLITIVILNVRYRKPSTHKISPWVRRFFIQQLPKMLLMRIPKQTEDCASSPNTPTVEATAGISSSLMLQDSSAGHPPTAPVRMTSSSPAIRRWSRSASPFHFGSQLLCEIINYNSVQQQQQQDRYYQQQQQQQQYPLCASRLPPPPQTPSSPISIITTMPLYPPPPPPLSFLPTQLPLPPPPPSASSLTYPHITSRRSSTSEDDDDSSLRSCCQASAHTSGGAFTMATGRDCVTRTVMTCPHDDDDGSGRNSLQMRRRRQEFHRPSQRIPKRFPLELQKAIRDVQFIQNHMKRADEYDEAPFLKMR, from the exons ATGACCTTCAACTTCAAGATGAACAACGGGATCGGCTCTAGCATCATCTTTGCCATTCGACTGGTACTTCTCTTTCCACTTTTACATCAAAGTTGTGTCAGCATAATGCCTGGAGTCGAAGCCAATCCGGATGCAAAGCGCCTGTACGACGACTTGTTAAGTCATTACAACCGACTCATTCGACCCGTGAGCAACAATTCACAAGTGGTCACTGTCGGTCTAGGTCTCCACCTCACTCAGCTCATTGACTTG GATTTAAAGAACCAAATTCTCACCACCAACGTCTGGGTCGAACAT GAATGGATAGACGCAAAGTTGACTTGGGACCCGGAAGAGTATGGAGGCGTTCGTGAGCTTATGGTTCCATCAGAGCACATCTGGTTGCCGGATATCGTTCTTTATAACAA CGCTGACGGTGAGTATGCGGTAACAACCATGACGAAAGCTATTCTGCACAGCGACGGCCACGTCAAATG GAATCCTCCAGCAATATTCAAGTCGTACTGCGAAATCGACGTCCGCTACTTCCCTTTTGATACCCAGACATGCTTCATGAAATTCGGTTCGTGGTCCTACAGTGGTCTTCAA ATGGATCTCAAGCATCTCCACTCTCCAGACGAAAATTTAGTTGAAATTGGCATGAACTTGAAGGATTACTATCCCAGTGGTGAGTGGGACATTCTTGACGTTCCAGCTGAACGTCACGCCAAAAAGTACGACTGCTGTCCCGACGAGTTTTTTGCCG ACATTTTCTTCAACATAACTTTGAGACGGAAGACGCTGTTTTACACGGTGAATTTGATTATCCCCTGCGTGGGCATCTCGTGTCTGTCGGTGTTGACTTTCTATCTGCCGGCAGACTCTGGGGAGAAAGTGGCTCTTTGCATCACCACTTTACTGTCGCAAACCATGTTTTTCCTTCTCATGTCGGAAATCATCCCATCAACGTCACTTGCCATGCCCTTACTCGGCAAATATCTTCTTTTCACCATGTGTTTGGTCGGACTGTCGGTCCTCATCACAATCGTCATCTTGAACGTGCGCTACCGTAAACCGTCGACTCACAAAATTTCGCCGTGGGTTAGACGTTTTTTTATCCAACAGCTACCCAAAATGCTTTTGATGCGAATACCGAAACAGACGGAAGATTGCGCCTCGTCTCCAAATACGCCGACCGTCGAG GCAACAGCAGGAATTTCATCAAGTCTAATGTTGCAAGACAGCAGTGCGGGTCATCCACCAACTGCACCAGTCCGAATGACGTCATCGTCGCCAGCCATTCGACGCTGGTCACGATCTGCATCTCCATTTCATTTCGGTTCGCAGTTGCTCTGTGAAATTATCAACTACAATTCGgttcaacagcagcagcagcaagatCGTTATtaccaacagcagcagcaacaacaacaatatcCGCTATGCGCATCTCGACTTCCTCCACCGCCACAGACGCCATCATCTCCCATTTCCATCATAACGACCATGCCTTTATATCCACCGCCTCCGCCACCCCTTTCATTCCTACCGACTCAACTtcctcttcctcctcctcctccttctgCTTCTTCACTGACATATCCACATATTACCTCACGGCGTTCTAGTACCAGtgaggatgatgatgatagCAGTCTACGGTCCTGCTGCCAGGCTTCTGCTCATACCAGTGGCGGAGCATTCACCATGGCAACGGGCCGTGATTGCGTTACACGCACCGTGATGACGTGCCCccatgatgatgatgatggtagTGGCCGTAACAGCTTACAAATGAGACGACGTCGTCAAGAATTTCATCGACCTAGTCAGCGCATTCCCAAACGTTTTCCGCTGGAATTGCAAAAAGCCATCCGAGATGTCCAGTTTATACAGAATCATATGAAACGCGCCGACGAATACGATGAG GCTCCCTTTTTGAAAATGAGATGA
- the LOC116918166 gene encoding acetylcholine receptor subunit alpha-L1 isoform X4 — translation MVPSEHIWLPDIVLYNNADGEYAVTTMTKAILHSDGHVKWNPPAIFKSYCEIDVRYFPFDTQTCFMKFGSWSYSGLQMDLKHLHSPDENLVEIGMNLKDYYPSGEWDILDVPAERHAKKYDCCPDEFFADIFFNITLRRKTLFYTVNLIIPCVGISCLSVLTFYLPADSGEKVALCITTLLSQTMFFLLMSEIIPSTSLAMPLLGKYLLFTMCLVGLSVLITIVILNVRYRKPSTHKISPWVRRFFIQQLPKMLLMRIPKQTEDCASSPNTPTVEATAGISSSLMLQDSSAGHPPTAPVRMTSSSPAIRRWSRSASPFHFGSQLLCEIINYNSVQQQQQQDRYYQQQQQQQQYPLCASRLPPPPQTPSSPISIITTMPLYPPPPPPLSFLPTQLPLPPPPPSASSLTYPHITSRRSSTSEDDDDSSLRSCCQASAHTSGGAFTMATGRDCVTRTVMTCPHDDDDGSGRNSLQMRRRRQEFHRPSQRIPKRFPLELQKAIRDVQFIQNHMKRADEYDEITIGVSSLWFWIVSFCGFSRRPRCAVQYPSYSRRPLSTTIRVPSISNTLTDWAFTERSTPLTCQS, via the exons ATGGTTCCATCAGAGCACATCTGGTTGCCGGATATCGTTCTTTATAACAA CGCTGACGGTGAGTATGCGGTAACAACCATGACGAAAGCTATTCTGCACAGCGACGGCCACGTCAAATG GAATCCTCCAGCAATATTCAAGTCGTACTGCGAAATCGACGTCCGCTACTTCCCTTTTGATACCCAGACATGCTTCATGAAATTCGGTTCGTGGTCCTACAGTGGTCTTCAA ATGGATCTCAAGCATCTCCACTCTCCAGACGAAAATTTAGTTGAAATTGGCATGAACTTGAAGGATTACTATCCCAGTGGTGAGTGGGACATTCTTGACGTTCCAGCTGAACGTCACGCCAAAAAGTACGACTGCTGTCCCGACGAGTTTTTTGCCG ACATTTTCTTCAACATAACTTTGAGACGGAAGACGCTGTTTTACACGGTGAATTTGATTATCCCCTGCGTGGGCATCTCGTGTCTGTCGGTGTTGACTTTCTATCTGCCGGCAGACTCTGGGGAGAAAGTGGCTCTTTGCATCACCACTTTACTGTCGCAAACCATGTTTTTCCTTCTCATGTCGGAAATCATCCCATCAACGTCACTTGCCATGCCCTTACTCGGCAAATATCTTCTTTTCACCATGTGTTTGGTCGGACTGTCGGTCCTCATCACAATCGTCATCTTGAACGTGCGCTACCGTAAACCGTCGACTCACAAAATTTCGCCGTGGGTTAGACGTTTTTTTATCCAACAGCTACCCAAAATGCTTTTGATGCGAATACCGAAACAGACGGAAGATTGCGCCTCGTCTCCAAATACGCCGACCGTCGAG GCAACAGCAGGAATTTCATCAAGTCTAATGTTGCAAGACAGCAGTGCGGGTCATCCACCAACTGCACCAGTCCGAATGACGTCATCGTCGCCAGCCATTCGACGCTGGTCACGATCTGCATCTCCATTTCATTTCGGTTCGCAGTTGCTCTGTGAAATTATCAACTACAATTCGgttcaacagcagcagcagcaagatCGTTATtaccaacagcagcagcaacaacaacaatatcCGCTATGCGCATCTCGACTTCCTCCACCGCCACAGACGCCATCATCTCCCATTTCCATCATAACGACCATGCCTTTATATCCACCGCCTCCGCCACCCCTTTCATTCCTACCGACTCAACTtcctcttcctcctcctcctccttctgCTTCTTCACTGACATATCCACATATTACCTCACGGCGTTCTAGTACCAGtgaggatgatgatgatagCAGTCTACGGTCCTGCTGCCAGGCTTCTGCTCATACCAGTGGCGGAGCATTCACCATGGCAACGGGCCGTGATTGCGTTACACGCACCGTGATGACGTGCCCccatgatgatgatgatggtagTGGCCGTAACAGCTTACAAATGAGACGACGTCGTCAAGAATTTCATCGACCTAGTCAGCGCATTCCCAAACGTTTTCCGCTGGAATTGCAAAAAGCCATCCGAGATGTCCAGTTTATACAGAATCATATGAAACGCGCCGACGAATACGATGAG ATAACGATTGGGGTTTCATCGCTATGGTTTTGGATCGTTTCTTTTTGTGGGTTTTCACGGCGGCCTCGTTGTGCGGTACAATATCCATCCTATTCACGGCGCCCGCTCTCTACGACGATTCGAGTCCCATCAATCTCAAATACCTTGACCGATTGGGCTTTTACTGAACGTTCAACCCCCTTGACCTGTCAGTCTTAA
- the LOC116918166 gene encoding acetylcholine receptor subunit alpha-L1 isoform X1 codes for MTFNFKMNNGIGSSIIFAIRLVLLFPLLHQSCVSIMPGVEANPDAKRLYDDLLSHYNRLIRPVSNNSQVVTVGLGLHLTQLIDLDLKNQILTTNVWVEHEWIDAKLTWDPEEYGGVRELMVPSEHIWLPDIVLYNNADGEYAVTTMTKAILHSDGHVKWNPPAIFKSYCEIDVRYFPFDTQTCFMKFGSWSYSGLQMDLKHLHSPDENLVEIGMNLKDYYPSGEWDILDVPAERHAKKYDCCPDEFFADIFFNITLRRKTLFYTVNLIIPCVGISCLSVLTFYLPADSGEKVALCITTLLSQTMFFLLMSEIIPSTSLAMPLLGKYLLFTMCLVGLSVLITIVILNVRYRKPSTHKISPWVRRFFIQQLPKMLLMRIPKQTEDCASSPNTPTVEATAGISSSLMLQDSSAGHPPTAPVRMTSSSPAIRRWSRSASPFHFGSQLLCEIINYNSVQQQQQQDRYYQQQQQQQQYPLCASRLPPPPQTPSSPISIITTMPLYPPPPPPLSFLPTQLPLPPPPPSASSLTYPHITSRRSSTSEDDDDSSLRSCCQASAHTSGGAFTMATGRDCVTRTVMTCPHDDDDGSGRNSLQMRRRRQEFHRPSQRIPKRFPLELQKAIRDVQFIQNHMKRADEYDEITIGVSSLWFWIVSFCGFSRRPRCAVQYPSYSRRPLSTTIRVPSISNTLTDWAFTERSTPLTCQS; via the exons ATGACCTTCAACTTCAAGATGAACAACGGGATCGGCTCTAGCATCATCTTTGCCATTCGACTGGTACTTCTCTTTCCACTTTTACATCAAAGTTGTGTCAGCATAATGCCTGGAGTCGAAGCCAATCCGGATGCAAAGCGCCTGTACGACGACTTGTTAAGTCATTACAACCGACTCATTCGACCCGTGAGCAACAATTCACAAGTGGTCACTGTCGGTCTAGGTCTCCACCTCACTCAGCTCATTGACTTG GATTTAAAGAACCAAATTCTCACCACCAACGTCTGGGTCGAACAT GAATGGATAGACGCAAAGTTGACTTGGGACCCGGAAGAGTATGGAGGCGTTCGTGAGCTTATGGTTCCATCAGAGCACATCTGGTTGCCGGATATCGTTCTTTATAACAA CGCTGACGGTGAGTATGCGGTAACAACCATGACGAAAGCTATTCTGCACAGCGACGGCCACGTCAAATG GAATCCTCCAGCAATATTCAAGTCGTACTGCGAAATCGACGTCCGCTACTTCCCTTTTGATACCCAGACATGCTTCATGAAATTCGGTTCGTGGTCCTACAGTGGTCTTCAA ATGGATCTCAAGCATCTCCACTCTCCAGACGAAAATTTAGTTGAAATTGGCATGAACTTGAAGGATTACTATCCCAGTGGTGAGTGGGACATTCTTGACGTTCCAGCTGAACGTCACGCCAAAAAGTACGACTGCTGTCCCGACGAGTTTTTTGCCG ACATTTTCTTCAACATAACTTTGAGACGGAAGACGCTGTTTTACACGGTGAATTTGATTATCCCCTGCGTGGGCATCTCGTGTCTGTCGGTGTTGACTTTCTATCTGCCGGCAGACTCTGGGGAGAAAGTGGCTCTTTGCATCACCACTTTACTGTCGCAAACCATGTTTTTCCTTCTCATGTCGGAAATCATCCCATCAACGTCACTTGCCATGCCCTTACTCGGCAAATATCTTCTTTTCACCATGTGTTTGGTCGGACTGTCGGTCCTCATCACAATCGTCATCTTGAACGTGCGCTACCGTAAACCGTCGACTCACAAAATTTCGCCGTGGGTTAGACGTTTTTTTATCCAACAGCTACCCAAAATGCTTTTGATGCGAATACCGAAACAGACGGAAGATTGCGCCTCGTCTCCAAATACGCCGACCGTCGAG GCAACAGCAGGAATTTCATCAAGTCTAATGTTGCAAGACAGCAGTGCGGGTCATCCACCAACTGCACCAGTCCGAATGACGTCATCGTCGCCAGCCATTCGACGCTGGTCACGATCTGCATCTCCATTTCATTTCGGTTCGCAGTTGCTCTGTGAAATTATCAACTACAATTCGgttcaacagcagcagcagcaagatCGTTATtaccaacagcagcagcaacaacaacaatatcCGCTATGCGCATCTCGACTTCCTCCACCGCCACAGACGCCATCATCTCCCATTTCCATCATAACGACCATGCCTTTATATCCACCGCCTCCGCCACCCCTTTCATTCCTACCGACTCAACTtcctcttcctcctcctcctccttctgCTTCTTCACTGACATATCCACATATTACCTCACGGCGTTCTAGTACCAGtgaggatgatgatgatagCAGTCTACGGTCCTGCTGCCAGGCTTCTGCTCATACCAGTGGCGGAGCATTCACCATGGCAACGGGCCGTGATTGCGTTACACGCACCGTGATGACGTGCCCccatgatgatgatgatggtagTGGCCGTAACAGCTTACAAATGAGACGACGTCGTCAAGAATTTCATCGACCTAGTCAGCGCATTCCCAAACGTTTTCCGCTGGAATTGCAAAAAGCCATCCGAGATGTCCAGTTTATACAGAATCATATGAAACGCGCCGACGAATACGATGAG ATAACGATTGGGGTTTCATCGCTATGGTTTTGGATCGTTTCTTTTTGTGGGTTTTCACGGCGGCCTCGTTGTGCGGTACAATATCCATCCTATTCACGGCGCCCGCTCTCTACGACGATTCGAGTCCCATCAATCTCAAATACCTTGACCGATTGGGCTTTTACTGAACGTTCAACCCCCTTGACCTGTCAGTCTTAA
- the LOC116918166 gene encoding acetylcholine receptor subunit alpha-L1 isoform X2: MTFNFKMNNGIGSSIIFAIRLVLLFPLLHQSCVSIMPGVEANPDAKRLYDDLLSHYNRLIRPVSNNSQVVTVGLGLHLTQLIDLDLKNQILTTNVWVEHEWIDAKLTWDPEEYGGVRELMVPSEHIWLPDIVLYNNADGEYAVTTMTKAILHSDGHVKWNPPAIFKSYCEIDVRYFPFDTQTCFMKFGSWSYSGLQMDLKHLHSPDENLVEIGMNLKDYYPSGEWDILDVPAERHAKKYDCCPDEFFADIFFNITLRRKTLFYTVNLIIPCVGISCLSVLTFYLPADSGEKVALCITTLLSQTMFFLLMSEIIPSTSLAMPLLGKYLLFTMCLVGLSVLITIVILNVRYRKPSTHKISPWVRRFFIQQLPKMLLMRIPKQTEDCASSPNTPTVEATAGISSSLMLQDSSAGHPPTAPVRMTSSSPAIRRWSRSASPFHFGSQLLCEIINYNSVQQQQQQDRYYQQQQQQQQYPLCASRLPPPPQTPSSPISIITTMPLYPPPPPPLSFLPTQLPLPPPPPSASSLTYPHITSRRSSTSEDDDDSSLRSCCQASAHTSGGAFTMATGRDCVTRTVMTCPHDDDDGSGRNSLQMRRRRQEFHRPSQRIPKRFPLELQKAIRDVQFIQNHMKRADEYDEEDNDWGFIAMVLDRFFLWVFTAASLCGTISILFTAPALYDDSSPINLKYLDRLGFY; the protein is encoded by the exons ATGACCTTCAACTTCAAGATGAACAACGGGATCGGCTCTAGCATCATCTTTGCCATTCGACTGGTACTTCTCTTTCCACTTTTACATCAAAGTTGTGTCAGCATAATGCCTGGAGTCGAAGCCAATCCGGATGCAAAGCGCCTGTACGACGACTTGTTAAGTCATTACAACCGACTCATTCGACCCGTGAGCAACAATTCACAAGTGGTCACTGTCGGTCTAGGTCTCCACCTCACTCAGCTCATTGACTTG GATTTAAAGAACCAAATTCTCACCACCAACGTCTGGGTCGAACAT GAATGGATAGACGCAAAGTTGACTTGGGACCCGGAAGAGTATGGAGGCGTTCGTGAGCTTATGGTTCCATCAGAGCACATCTGGTTGCCGGATATCGTTCTTTATAACAA CGCTGACGGTGAGTATGCGGTAACAACCATGACGAAAGCTATTCTGCACAGCGACGGCCACGTCAAATG GAATCCTCCAGCAATATTCAAGTCGTACTGCGAAATCGACGTCCGCTACTTCCCTTTTGATACCCAGACATGCTTCATGAAATTCGGTTCGTGGTCCTACAGTGGTCTTCAA ATGGATCTCAAGCATCTCCACTCTCCAGACGAAAATTTAGTTGAAATTGGCATGAACTTGAAGGATTACTATCCCAGTGGTGAGTGGGACATTCTTGACGTTCCAGCTGAACGTCACGCCAAAAAGTACGACTGCTGTCCCGACGAGTTTTTTGCCG ACATTTTCTTCAACATAACTTTGAGACGGAAGACGCTGTTTTACACGGTGAATTTGATTATCCCCTGCGTGGGCATCTCGTGTCTGTCGGTGTTGACTTTCTATCTGCCGGCAGACTCTGGGGAGAAAGTGGCTCTTTGCATCACCACTTTACTGTCGCAAACCATGTTTTTCCTTCTCATGTCGGAAATCATCCCATCAACGTCACTTGCCATGCCCTTACTCGGCAAATATCTTCTTTTCACCATGTGTTTGGTCGGACTGTCGGTCCTCATCACAATCGTCATCTTGAACGTGCGCTACCGTAAACCGTCGACTCACAAAATTTCGCCGTGGGTTAGACGTTTTTTTATCCAACAGCTACCCAAAATGCTTTTGATGCGAATACCGAAACAGACGGAAGATTGCGCCTCGTCTCCAAATACGCCGACCGTCGAG GCAACAGCAGGAATTTCATCAAGTCTAATGTTGCAAGACAGCAGTGCGGGTCATCCACCAACTGCACCAGTCCGAATGACGTCATCGTCGCCAGCCATTCGACGCTGGTCACGATCTGCATCTCCATTTCATTTCGGTTCGCAGTTGCTCTGTGAAATTATCAACTACAATTCGgttcaacagcagcagcagcaagatCGTTATtaccaacagcagcagcaacaacaacaatatcCGCTATGCGCATCTCGACTTCCTCCACCGCCACAGACGCCATCATCTCCCATTTCCATCATAACGACCATGCCTTTATATCCACCGCCTCCGCCACCCCTTTCATTCCTACCGACTCAACTtcctcttcctcctcctcctccttctgCTTCTTCACTGACATATCCACATATTACCTCACGGCGTTCTAGTACCAGtgaggatgatgatgatagCAGTCTACGGTCCTGCTGCCAGGCTTCTGCTCATACCAGTGGCGGAGCATTCACCATGGCAACGGGCCGTGATTGCGTTACACGCACCGTGATGACGTGCCCccatgatgatgatgatggtagTGGCCGTAACAGCTTACAAATGAGACGACGTCGTCAAGAATTTCATCGACCTAGTCAGCGCATTCCCAAACGTTTTCCGCTGGAATTGCAAAAAGCCATCCGAGATGTCCAGTTTATACAGAATCATATGAAACGCGCCGACGAATACGATGAG GAAGATAACGATTGGGGTTTCATCGCTATGGTTTTGGATCGTTTCTTTTTGTGGGTTTTCACGGCGGCCTCGTTGTGCGGTACAATATCCATCCTATTCACGGCGCCCGCTCTCTACGACGATTCGAGTCCCATCAATCTCAAATACCTTGACCGATTGGGCTTTTACTGA
- the LOC116918166 gene encoding neuronal acetylcholine receptor subunit beta-4 isoform X5, protein MTKAILHSDGHVKWNPPAIFKSYCEIDVRYFPFDTQTCFMKFGSWSYSGLQMDLKHLHSPDENLVEIGMNLKDYYPSGEWDILDVPAERHAKKYDCCPDEFFADIFFNITLRRKTLFYTVNLIIPCVGISCLSVLTFYLPADSGEKVALCITTLLSQTMFFLLMSEIIPSTSLAMPLLGKYLLFTMCLVGLSVLITIVILNVRYRKPSTHKISPWVRRFFIQQLPKMLLMRIPKQTEDCASSPNTPTVEATAGISSSLMLQDSSAGHPPTAPVRMTSSSPAIRRWSRSASPFHFGSQLLCEIINYNSVQQQQQQDRYYQQQQQQQQYPLCASRLPPPPQTPSSPISIITTMPLYPPPPPPLSFLPTQLPLPPPPPSASSLTYPHITSRRSSTSEDDDDSSLRSCCQASAHTSGGAFTMATGRDCVTRTVMTCPHDDDDGSGRNSLQMRRRRQEFHRPSQRIPKRFPLELQKAIRDVQFIQNHMKRADEYDEITIGVSSLWFWIVSFCGFSRRPRCAVQYPSYSRRPLSTTIRVPSISNTLTDWAFTERSTPLTCQS, encoded by the exons ATGACGAAAGCTATTCTGCACAGCGACGGCCACGTCAAATG GAATCCTCCAGCAATATTCAAGTCGTACTGCGAAATCGACGTCCGCTACTTCCCTTTTGATACCCAGACATGCTTCATGAAATTCGGTTCGTGGTCCTACAGTGGTCTTCAA ATGGATCTCAAGCATCTCCACTCTCCAGACGAAAATTTAGTTGAAATTGGCATGAACTTGAAGGATTACTATCCCAGTGGTGAGTGGGACATTCTTGACGTTCCAGCTGAACGTCACGCCAAAAAGTACGACTGCTGTCCCGACGAGTTTTTTGCCG ACATTTTCTTCAACATAACTTTGAGACGGAAGACGCTGTTTTACACGGTGAATTTGATTATCCCCTGCGTGGGCATCTCGTGTCTGTCGGTGTTGACTTTCTATCTGCCGGCAGACTCTGGGGAGAAAGTGGCTCTTTGCATCACCACTTTACTGTCGCAAACCATGTTTTTCCTTCTCATGTCGGAAATCATCCCATCAACGTCACTTGCCATGCCCTTACTCGGCAAATATCTTCTTTTCACCATGTGTTTGGTCGGACTGTCGGTCCTCATCACAATCGTCATCTTGAACGTGCGCTACCGTAAACCGTCGACTCACAAAATTTCGCCGTGGGTTAGACGTTTTTTTATCCAACAGCTACCCAAAATGCTTTTGATGCGAATACCGAAACAGACGGAAGATTGCGCCTCGTCTCCAAATACGCCGACCGTCGAG GCAACAGCAGGAATTTCATCAAGTCTAATGTTGCAAGACAGCAGTGCGGGTCATCCACCAACTGCACCAGTCCGAATGACGTCATCGTCGCCAGCCATTCGACGCTGGTCACGATCTGCATCTCCATTTCATTTCGGTTCGCAGTTGCTCTGTGAAATTATCAACTACAATTCGgttcaacagcagcagcagcaagatCGTTATtaccaacagcagcagcaacaacaacaatatcCGCTATGCGCATCTCGACTTCCTCCACCGCCACAGACGCCATCATCTCCCATTTCCATCATAACGACCATGCCTTTATATCCACCGCCTCCGCCACCCCTTTCATTCCTACCGACTCAACTtcctcttcctcctcctcctccttctgCTTCTTCACTGACATATCCACATATTACCTCACGGCGTTCTAGTACCAGtgaggatgatgatgatagCAGTCTACGGTCCTGCTGCCAGGCTTCTGCTCATACCAGTGGCGGAGCATTCACCATGGCAACGGGCCGTGATTGCGTTACACGCACCGTGATGACGTGCCCccatgatgatgatgatggtagTGGCCGTAACAGCTTACAAATGAGACGACGTCGTCAAGAATTTCATCGACCTAGTCAGCGCATTCCCAAACGTTTTCCGCTGGAATTGCAAAAAGCCATCCGAGATGTCCAGTTTATACAGAATCATATGAAACGCGCCGACGAATACGATGAG ATAACGATTGGGGTTTCATCGCTATGGTTTTGGATCGTTTCTTTTTGTGGGTTTTCACGGCGGCCTCGTTGTGCGGTACAATATCCATCCTATTCACGGCGCCCGCTCTCTACGACGATTCGAGTCCCATCAATCTCAAATACCTTGACCGATTGGGCTTTTACTGAACGTTCAACCCCCTTGACCTGTCAGTCTTAA